In the genome of Podospora pseudocomata strain CBS 415.72m chromosome 2 map unlocalized CBS415.72m_2.2, whole genome shotgun sequence, one region contains:
- a CDS encoding uncharacterized protein (COG:I; EggNog:ENOG503NUVD): MSAQIPIAVRDRVSDKAAKTLDIVAKFVDEECIPADTVFEAQVGVGEARWQAHPKILEDLKEKARSLGLWNMFLPKGHYKESPGFTNLEYGLMAEWLGKSRVASEAVNCAAPDTGNMEVLAKYGNDAQKAQWLKPLMDGVIRSAFLMTEPQVASSDARNIELKMVRDGDHYVLNGSKWWSSGAGDPRCKIYIVMGKSDPNNKDPYKQQSVILVPSDTKGITIHRMLSVYGYDDAPHGHGHITFHNVRVPATNLVLGEGRGFEIIQGRLGPGRIHHAMRTIGAAERALEWMLMRINDPTKTPFGKQLREHGVILEWVAKSRLEIDAARLVVLNAAIKMDEQGPKAALKEIAQAKVLVPQTALTVIDRAVQSFGGAGVSQDTPLANMWAQIRTLRLADGPDEVHLQQMGRNENRRGKEVAAKIAAQKAKAEELLKKYNITRSEIGSNIKR; encoded by the exons ATGTCGGCCCAGATCCCCATTGCT GTCCGCGATCGCGTTAGCGACAAGGCCGCGAAGACGTTGGACATCGTTGCCAAGTTCGTTGATGAAGAGTGTATTCC TGCCGATACTGTCTTTGAGGCCCAGGTTGGCGTTGGTGAGGCGAGATGGCAGGCTCACCCCAAGATCCTCGAGgacctcaaggagaaggcgaggtcCCTCGGCCTCTGGAACATGTTCCTGCCCAAGGGTCACTACAAGGAGTCTCCGggcttcaccaacctcgagTATGGCTTGATGGCCGAGTGGTTGGGCAAGTCCAGAGTTGCCTCCGAGGCGGTCAACTGTGCTGCTCCTGATACCGGCAACATGGAGGTGTTGGCCAAGTATGGCAATGATGCCCAAAAGGCTCAGTGGCTCAAGCCCTTGATGGACGGTGTCATCCGTTCGGCTTTCCTCATGACAGAGCCTCAGGTCGCCTCTTCAGATGCTCGGAACATTGAGCTGAAGATGGTCAGAGACGGTGATCACTATGTCTTGAACGGCTCC AAATGGTGGTCCAGTGGTGCCGGTGACCCGCGCTGCAAGATCTACATCGTCATGGGCAAGAGtgaccccaacaacaaggaCCCGTACAAGCAGCAATCCGTCATCCTTGTGCCATCAGACACCAAGGGCATCACTATCCACCGCATGCTTTCTGTCTACGGCTACGACGATGCGCCCCATGGCCACGGCCACATTACCTTCCACAATGTCCGCGTCCCGGCTACCAACCTTGTGCTTGGAGAGGGTCGTGGCTTCGAGATCATCCAGGGCCGTCTCGGTCCCGGCCGTATCCACCACGCCATGAGAACCATTGGTGCTGCTGAGCGTGCCTTGGAGTGGATGCTTATGCGTATCAACGACCCGACAAAGACTCCCTTCGGCAAGCAGCTTCGTGAGCATGGCGTTATCCTCGAGTGGGTTGCCAAGTCCCGTCTGGAGATTGACGCTGCTCGCCTGGTTGTTCTCAAcgctgccatcaagatgGACGAGCAAGGTCCCAAGGCCGCGCTGAAGGAGATCGCCCAGGCCAAGGTTCTCGTTCCCCAGACTGCCCTGACTGTCATTGACAGGGCCGTCCAGTCCTTCGGTGGAGCTGGTGTCAGTCAGGACACTCCCTTGGCCAACATGTGGGCTCAGATCCGCACCCTCAGACTGGCGGATGGACCAGATGAGGTGCATCTGCAGCAGATGGGCAGGAACGAGAACCGCCGTGGCAAGGAGGTTGCTGCCAAGATTGCTGCTCAAAAAGCAAAGGCTgaggagttgttgaagaagtacaACATCACCAGATCGGAGATTGGCTCCAACATCAAGCGCTAA
- a CDS encoding uncharacterized protein (EggNog:ENOG503NUAZ; COG:G), translated as MDTLLTAEIAANAPRYRRKSSTFIDGIHDVPSEVGNLAPAQLYSTMSGRLFHSGRIAIVMVGLPARGKTHICVSMARYLSWLGVKTRIFHLGDYRRATVGQGGHVPQDYFYPNASPASVMLRQKILKKCREDIYGWLNHENGQVAIYDAVNPTASGRRALAKEFAKHDVQTLFIESFVDDQEILKENARNVKISSPDFHGMDPDEAAKRYLKRIETKIPVFETMAEEELNYVKMINAGQAFFYNNVSFNYLSHRIVFYLTNLHIKHRTTFFVRAGTATEEDSYKADAPLSAEGEAYAQVMAETLMRHREQERQAIIDQGGPDVPLRPLTIWTSTRLRTIQTAEPLEKLGYKVRHRSQMSQINPGVCEKLSERAIRNLYPEEVEKHELDPYHHRYPRAESYHDLAVRLEPIILELEREQNDLLIIAHESVLRVLYSYLMHCSTRDIPKLKFPRDEIIEIIPAAYQNEAKRIHIPGLDPRMIPGSPEDIRIPVPPGFDDFGKQLSPISIPAMMMGTPPSATEVTVGFATGDRKGSISVSNTGGLRSVSGSFSGGERPVTEKIVNNTAKEMVEDKVEDED; from the exons ATGGATACACTCCT AACTGCCGAAATCGCGGCCAATGCCCCACGCTACCGCCGCAAGAGTTCAACTTTCATCGATGGTATTCACGATGTCCCAAGCGAGGTGGGCAATTTGGCCCCAGCCCAGTTGTACAGCACCATGTCTGGTCGTCTCTTCCATTCGGGGAGAATCGCCATCGTAATGGTTGGCCTTCCAGCTAGAGGAAAGAC TCACATCTGTGTCTCCATGGCTCGCTATCTCTCTTG GCTTGGTGTCAAGACTCGCATATTCCACCTTGGTGACTACCGCCGAGCTACGgttggccaaggaggccaTGTTCCACAGGACTATTTCTACCCCAATGCCTCGCCAGCGTCTGTCATGCTTCGCCAGAAAATCCTCAAGAAATGCAGGGAGGATATTTACGGCTGGCTGAACCATGAAAATGGTCAGGTTGCGATTTACGACGCCGTGAATCCCACCGCAAGCGGCCGTCGTGCCCTTGCCAAAGAATTTGCCAAGCATGATGTTCAGACACTGTTTATCGAGTCTTTTGTGGATGATCAAGAGATCCTCAAAGAAAACGCCCGAAATGTCAAGATTTCGTCTCCCGAT TTCCACGGCATGGACCCAGATGAGGCCGCCAAACGCTATCTCAAACGCATCGAGACGAAGATTCCCGTATTCGAAACCATGGCAGAGGAAGAGCTCAACTACGTCAAGATGATCAACGCTGGCCAGGCCTTCTTTTACAACAACGTCAGCTTCAACTACCTCTCGCACCGCATCGTCTTCTatctcaccaacctccacatCAAACACCGTACCACCTTCTTTGTCCGTGCAGGTACCGCTACTGAGGAGGATTCTTACAAGGCCGATGCGCCGCTCTCCGCCGAGGGTGAGGCGTATGCTCAAGTTATGGCCGAGACGCTTATGCGGCATCGAGAGCAAGAGCGACAGGCGATTATCGATCAGGGCGGCCCTGATGTTCCTCTGCGTCCGCTCACGATTTGGACGTCGACCAGGCTGCGGACAATTCAGACAGCCGAGCCTCTTGAGAAGTTGGGGTACAAAGTTCGACACAGAAGCCAAATGTCACAAATTAACCCGGGAGTGTGTGAGAAGCTCTCGGAGAGGGCGATCAGAAATTTGTATCCTGAAGAGGTGGAGAAGCACGAGTTGGATCCGTATCATCATCGGTATCCCCGCGCTGag TCCTACCACGACCTAGCCGTGCGCCTCGAACCCATCattcttgagcttgagcgTGAGCAAAATGATCTTTTGATCATCGCCCACGAGTCGGTCTTGAGGGTTCTGTACTCTTACCTAATGCACTGCTCTACTCGAGACATTCCCAAGCTTAAGTTCCCCCGAGACGAAATTATCGAGATCATTCCTGCAGCATATCAGAACGAGGCAAAGCGAATTCACATTCCGGGCCTCGACCCGCGGATGATACCTGGCAGCCCAGAGGATATAAGGATCCCGGTGCCGCCTGGGTTCGATGACTTTGGGAAACAGCTTAGTCCGATTAGTATTccggccatgatgatggggactCCGCCTAGTGCCACCGAAGTCACGGTGGGGTTTGCCACGGGGGATAGGAAGGGGAGCATCAGTGTGAGTAATACTGGTGGACTGAGAAGTGTCAGCGGTAGTTTCAGTGGAGGGGAGAGACCGGTGACAGAGAAGATTGTGAATAACACTGcgaaggagatggtggaggacaaGGTTGAAGACGAGGATTAA
- a CDS encoding uncharacterized protein (EggNog:ENOG503P7A7; COG:S), producing the protein MPSNVLAAKDVNMSLPTTNNNNTTQTSTDTCGKPDTMSMEYHRQVFQNKMAAQEEKTYISPSDNLMSPCTAKLSAFRSKQVGKVKPKSLFAQASSKKLDAAGQSSLLFGNKPKPAAPPAGSS; encoded by the exons ATGCCTTCCAACGTCCTCGCTGCCAAGGACGTCAACATGTCGCTTcctaccaccaacaacaacaacacgacCCAGACCTCGACTGATACCTGCGGCAAGCCCGATACTATGAGCATGGAGTACCACCGTCAGGTCTTTCAGAACAAGATGGCGGCACAGGAGGA GAAAACTTACATTTCCCCCTCGGATAACCTCATGTCCCCTTGCACAGCCAAGCTGAGTGCCTTCCGCAGCAAGCAAGTCGGCAA AGTCAAGCCCAAATCCCTCTTCGCCCAGGCGTCTTCTAAGAAGCTCGACGCCGCGGGCCAGAGCAGCCTGCTGTTCGGcaacaagcccaagcccgccGCTCCTCCTGCCGGCAGCAGCTAG
- a CDS encoding uncharacterized protein (COG:O; EggNog:ENOG503P0DQ), which produces MTINLFQDPISSYRESDTDDDLDNEIAELERKLAAAKAKRCKHPRSRLEGDDSSSSSPEQPLLAPNLPNHFHLLLSDSALPLGSFAFSSGLESYLAHGHKSNPYHPHTSFAAFLPLSISSYASTTLPFVLSTHRDPSLSNLVELDDAQDASIICTVGRRASVAQGRALLGIWERSFSQSLPPLGSSVVTSAQRGDLKAFGLLVKRGSSKEIPDASAHLAPLFGAICSVVGLSLQQTAYIFLFGHVKALVSAAVRAGMFGPYQAQKILAGETVQELITEMIKREWGTKVERAGQNVPVMDLWFGRHEVLYSRIFNS; this is translated from the exons ATGACGATAAACTTATTTCAGGACCCGATATCTTCATATCGTGAGTCAGACACCGATGATGACCTTGACAATGAGATCGCCGAGCTGGAGCGCAAGCTGGCCGCAGCCAAAGCCAAGCGTTGCAAACACCCCCGATCCCGGCTTGAGGGCGAcgactcatcatcatcatcaccggaACAACCGCTGTTGGCACCTA ACCTTCCAAAccacttccacctcctcctctcagaCTCCGCCCTCCCACTGGGGAGCTTCGCCTTTTCGTCCGGGCTGGAGTCGTACCTCGCCCACGGCCACAAGTCAAACCCTTACCACCCTCACACCTCCTTCGCAGCGTTCCTCCCGCTGTCGATAAGCTCCTACGCGTCCACCACCCTGCCGTTTGTCCTCTCGACGCATCGGGACCCGTCACTGTCGAATCTGGTCGAGCTAGATGACGCCCAGGACGCAAGCATAATCTGCACTGTTGGCCGTCGGGCGAGTGTAGCCCAAGGGAGGGCGCTGCTGGGGATATGGGAGAGGTCGTTTTCGcaatccctcccccccctggGTTCGTCAGTGGTAACGTCAGCGCAAAGGGGTGATCTCAAGGCTTTTGGGCTGCTGGTCAAAAGGGGGTCGAGCAAGGAGATCCCGGACGCGAGCGCTCATCTTGCGCCGCTGTTTGGGGCGATATGTTCTGTTGTTGGACTGAGTCTGCAGCAGACGGCGTATATTTTTTTATTTGGGCATGTCAAAGCACTCGTCTCAGCAGCGGTTAGGGCAGGGATGTTTGGGCCGTATCAAGCGCAAAAGATACTTGCTGGGGAGACGGTGCAGGAGTTGATCACGGAGATGATCAAGCGGGAGTGGGGGACCAAGGTCGAAAGAGCCGGGCAGAATGTACCGGTTATGGATCTTTGGTTCGGGAGGCATGAGGTGCTTTATTCAAGGATATTTAATAGTTAG
- the CWC2 gene encoding Pre-mRNA-splicing factor (COG:A; EggNog:ENOG503NUMG) has protein sequence MAEVVNRPDTAVNLPEMASEDSLALTTTKNTTEVTAPAEKKVKKIIRRKKRPARAQVDPATVKSEPPAQTGTTFNIWYNKWAGGDKEDSAMSQTHAKGRCNIALDSGYTKADGHPGAFFCLYFARGVCHKGQDCDYLHRLPGPYDIFPQNVDCFGRDKFSDYRDDMGGVGSFSRQNRTIYVGRIHVSDDIEEIVARHFAEWGPIERIRVLSNRGIAFVTYRDLANAEFAKEAMAWQSLEGNEILNLRWSLPDPNPMAQKREARRIEEQAAEAIRKALPAEFVAEIEGKDPEARKRRKIESGYGLEGYEAPDEVHYARGPNAVNPRGREGFELEHEQRLMLEAAEQEMMQEQQYDQPPPQQQQQGGIFSSSTLAALQGAQVAVASKPAPKTSTGPLVAYDSDSD, from the coding sequence ATGGCCGAAGTCGTCAACAGGCCAGACACGGCCGTCAACCTGCCCGAGATGGCCTCCGAAGACAGCCttgccctcaccaccacaaaaaaCACCACAGAAGTCACCGCGCccgccgagaagaaggtcaaAAAAATCATTCGCCGCAAGAAGCGACCAGCGCGCGCCCAAGTTGACCCAGCCACTGTCAAGTCGGAACCCCCAGCACAAACCGGCACGACATTCAACATCTGGTATAACAAATGGGCGGGCGGCGACAAGGAGGACTCGGCCATGAGCCAAACCCACGCCAAGGGAAGATGCAACATCGCCCTCGACTCGGGGTACACCAAAGCCGATGGCCATCCAGGCGCCTTCTTCTGCCTATACTTTGCCCGCGGTGTCTGCCACAAGGGTCAGGACTGCGACTACCTTCACCGTCTTCCCGGCCCGTACGACATCTTCCCCCAAAATGTCGACTGTTTCGGCCGCGACAAGTTCTCGGATTACCGCGATGAcatgggtggtgttgggtctTTCAGTCGGCAAAACCGCACGATTTACGTGGGGAGGATTCATGTGTCGGATGATATCGAGGAGATTGTCGCGCGCCACTTTGCTGAGTGGGGACCGATTGAAAGAAtaagggtgctttccaacaGGGGCATTGCGTTTGTCACCTACCGGGACTTGGCCAATGCCGAGTTCGCAAAAGAGGCTATGGCGTGGCAGTCACTGGAGGGCAATGAGATCTTGAATTTGAGGTGGTCGCTTCCAGATCCCAATCCCATGGCCCAGAAGCGAGAGGCAAGGAGGATCGAGGAGCAGGCTGCCGAGGCGATCAGAAAAGCTCTGCCTGCTGAGTTTGTGGCTGAAATTGAAGGGAAGGACCCAGaagcgaggaagagaagaaagattGAAAGCGGGtatgggttggaggggtacGAAGCGCCGGATGAGGTTCATTATGCCAGGGGGCCTAATGCTGTTAATccaaggggaagggaagggttCGAGTTGGAGCATGAGCAGAGGCTGAtgctggaggcggcggaaCAGGAGATGATGCAGGAACAACAGTATgatcagccaccaccacagcagcagcagcagggcggGATATTCTCCAGCAGCACTCTCGCCGCGCTTCAAGGCGCCCAGGTAGCAGTTGCTTCAAAACCAGCACCCAAGACATCTACAGGGCCGTTGGTGGCATACGACAGCGACTCGGACTAA
- the TOM40 gene encoding translocase of outer mitochondrial membrane (COG:U; BUSCO:EOG09262M2J; EggNog:ENOG503NURF): protein MYGVFRTEFGRDFLRTRPWRAVRCRHLDLGAASSARSLATTNKHGASPTKKCSARANKLGKPAAPRNFWPGSCLRQAQVLANQTRVSSKLLKLHDIERTPRTSPGDFTTTCPLLPPRKLPFRYRISRNQPSQAAIALIMASSYSSPFAALQNNPIFSGLSDVYNAFQERRAKLGLSNPGKVEDISKEVNRDVLAQQHMFSGLRAELTKPFSLSPLFQVSHQFALGERLNPYTFAALYGTNRCFAQGSIDEVGALSGRFNWRWGPDSTHVSKSQFQVGTGQGDSIQLEHEYNGADFVASLKALNPSVLEGGLSGILIGHYMQSLTPKLAVGLEAVWQRQSRLEPPVTAVSYVARYKAEDWIASAQLQAQGALNTSYWRRLSDKVQAGVDMSLSVAPANPMLGGGLQKEGVTAFGAKYDFRMSTFRAQIDSKGRLGCVLEKRVMAPLMMTFSADVDHMTQQAKVGVAIAIEAAPEMDEQEMMAASQAAPVNIPF, encoded by the exons ATGTACGGAGTTTTTCGTACAGAATTCGGTCGTGACTTTCTCCGGACCCGGCCGTGGCGGGCGGTTCGGTGTCGTCACCTGGATTTGGGTGCTGCGAGTTCTGCTCGTTCCTTGGCGACCACTAACAAACATGGAGCAAGCCCCACCAAAAAATGCAGCGCAAGGGCCAACAAACTGGGCAAGCCTGCTGCACCGCGAAATTTTTGGCCTGGCTCTTGCCTTCGTCAAGCTCAGGTCTTAGCAAACCAGACGAGAGTCTCCAGCAAGCTGCTCAAACTCCACGACATCGAGAGAACCCCTCGGACCAGCCCCGGCGATTTCACTACCAcctgccctctcctcccgccgAGGAAACTTCCGTTTCGATATAGAATCAGCCGAAACCAGCCCTCACAAGCTGCGATTGCTCTCATAATGGCGTCCAGCTACAGCTCGCCATTTGCGGCATTGCAAAATAACCCCATCTTCTCCGGTCTCTCAGATGTTTACAATGCTTTCCAAGAGAGGAGAGCAAAGCTCGGCTTGTCAAATCCCGGAAAGGTAGAAGACATCTCCAAGG AGGTCAACAGAGATGTTCTTGCCCAGCAGCACATGTTCTCCGGCCTTCGCGCCGAGCTCACAAAGCCTTTCAGCCTGAGCCCTCT GTTTCAAGTATCACATCAGTTTGCGCTGGGCGAGCGTCTGAACCCCTATACATTTGCAGCTCTTTACGGAACCAACCGG TGTTTCGCCCAGGGCAGcattgatgaggttggcGCTCTTTCTGGACGATTCAACTGGAGATGGGGCCCCGACTCGACACACGTCAGCAAGTCGCAGTTCCAGGTCGGCACCGGACAGGGTGATTCCATCCAGCTCGAGCACGAATACAATGGCGCCGACTTTGTGGCCTCACTCAAggccctcaacccctccgtcCTCGAGGGCGGTTTGAGCGGTATCCTTATCGGTCATTACATGCAGTCGCTCACTCCCAAACTTGCCGTCGGCCTCGAAGCTGTTTGGCAACGTCAGTCGAGACTCGAACCTCCGGTAACGGCTGTCAGTTATGTTGCCCGTTACAAGGCCGAGGACTGGATCGCCAGCGCTCAGTTGCAGGCCCAGGGTGCTCTGAATACCTCGTACTGGCGCCGCCTCTCTGACAAGGTTCAGGCTGGTGTCGATATGTCGCTTAGTGTTGCTCCTGCTAACCCCATGTTGGGTGGCGGTCTCCAGAAGGAGGGCGTTACTGCTTTCGGAGCCAAGTACGACTTCAGAATGTCGACTTTCCGGGCGCAGATCGACTCGAAGGGCAGACTTGGCTGTGTGCTCGAGAAGCGCGTCATGGCTCCTCTCATGATGACCTTCTCTGCTGACGTTGACCACATGACG CAACAAGCGAAGGTGGGCGTTGCGATTGCCATCGAGGCTGCCCCTGAGATGGACGAGCAGGAGATgatggccgcctcccaggcTGCCCCGGTCAACATCCCCTTCTAA
- a CDS encoding uncharacterized protein (EggNog:ENOG503NYA1; COG:E; COG:I) produces the protein MGGKTAVVTGATGLLGRQVLKAFANNDWTVKGTGFSRADGTDILKVDLTNADELKKVLDDVKFPDKVDKDPEGTRALNVEAPRTLARLCAERGILLTYISTDYVFPGKPGDAPYENNAEPAPTNLYGQTKLEGERAVLHEFKMAGKEGLGVVLRVPVLYGSAKSNAESAVNVLMDSVLKAQQEGANINMDHWALRYPTNTEDIGRVLKDIAAKYLETSDRNSLPKILQFSSEDKYTKYEICQLFAEINGLPIDRIKPNTEGNDPNASVQRPYDCHLSTKALKDLGIDVSTQDFVGWWRREFRAFRH, from the exons ATGGGCGGCAAGACAGCAGTTGTCACGGGAGCTACCGGCCTGTTGGGGAGGCAGGTGCTTAAGGCTTTTGCAAACAATGACTGGACTGTCAAAGGAACTGGCTTCTCCCGCGCTGATGGCACTGACATCTTGAAGGTTGACTTGACCAATGCTGATGAGCTGAAGAAGGTCCTCGACGATGTCAA GTTTCCCGACAAGGTTGACAAAGACCCCGAGGGAACACGAGCTCTCAACGTCGAGGCACCTCGCACACTTGCTCGGCTCTGCGCAGAGAGAGGCATCTTGTTGACTTACATTTCCACCGACTACGTGTTCCCCGGCAAGCCCGGCGATGCTCCTTATGAGAACAACGCCGAGCCTGCCCCGACCAACCTGTATGGACAGACCAAGCTCGAGGGCGAGCGGGCAGTCCTCCATGAATTCAAGATGGCCGGAAAGGAAGGTCTGGGAGTGGTGTTACGTGTACCCGTCCTCTACGGCTCAGCTAAGAGCAACGCTGAAAGTGCGGTGAATGTCTTGATGGATTCAGTACTCAAAGCTCAGCAGGAGGGTGCCAATATCAACATGGATCATTGGGCTCTCCGCTACCCAACAAACACCGAGGACATTGGCCGGGTGCTCAAAG ACATCGCTGCCAAGTATCTAGAGACCAGTGATCGGAACTCGCTGCCGAAGATTCTCCAATTCTCGAGCGAGGATAAGTACACCAAGTATGAGATTTGTCAGTTATTTGCAGAGATCAACGGATTGCCCATCGACCGGATCAAGCCCAACACGGAAGGGAACGACCCGAATGCAAGTGTCCAGCGGCCTTACGATTGTCACCTCAGTACCAAGGCATTGAAAGACTTGGGCATTGACGTGTCGACCCAGGATTTCgtgggatggtggagaagggagTTTAGGGCTTTTAGACACTGA
- the RBG2 gene encoding Ribosome-interacting GTPase 2 (COG:T; EggNog:ENOG503NU94), producing the protein MVNITEKIKEIEDEMRKTQKNKATEYHLGLLKGKLARLRAQLLEPGPGAGGGGGSGFDVSKSGDARIALVGFPSVGKSTFLSKVTKTKSEVASYAFTTLTAIPGVLEYGGAEIQLLDLPGIIEGASEGKGRGRQVISAAKTSDLILMVLDATKRAEQRALLEAELEAVGIRLNREPPNIYLKPKKAGGMKITFQSPPKGIDEKMIMNILRDYKILNCEVLIRDENCTVDDLIDVIMANHRKYIKCLYVYNKIDSVSLDFLDKLAREPHTVVMSCELDLGIQDVIDRCWKELNLVRIYTKRKGNDPDFSEALIVRSNSTIEDVCDRIHRTLKDTFKYALVWGASARHIPQRVGLSHPVCDEDVVYIVSGWKA; encoded by the exons ATGGTGAACATTACGGAAAAGATCAAGGA gattgaggatgagatgaggaagaCTCAAA AGAATAAGGCAACTG AATATCACTTGGGTCTCTTGAAGGG TAAACTCGCCCGTCTCCGCGCACAACTCCTCGAACCCGGCCCgggcgccggcggtggtggtggctccGGTTTCGACGTCAGCAAGTCCGGCGACGCCAGAATAGCCCTCGTCGGCTTCCCCTCCGTCGGTAAATcgaccttcctctccaaagTCACCAAGACCAAATCCGAAGTGGCCTCCTATGCCTTCACAACCCTCACCGCCATCCCCGGCGTCCTCGAGTACGGCGGTGCCGAGATCCAACTCCTCGATCTACCCGGTATCATCGAAGGTGCCTCCGAAGGCAAAGGCCGCGGCCGCCAAGTCATCTCCGCCGCCAAAACCAGTGATCTCATCCTCATGGTCCTCGACGCCACCAAGAGAGCCGAACAGCGCGCCCTTCTCGAAGCAGAGCTGGAAGCCGTAGGCATCAGACTCAACCGTGAACCTCC TAACATCTACCTCAAACCCAAAAAAGCCGGCGGCATGAAAATCACCTTCCAATCCCCCCCCAAAGGAATCGACGAAAAAATGATCATGAACATCCTCCGCGACTACAAGATCCTCAACTGCGAAGTCCTCATCCGAGACGAGAACTGCACCGTCGACGACCTCATCGACGTCATCATGGCCAACCACCGCAAGTACATCAAGTGCCTCTACGTCTACAACAAGATCGACTCCGTCTCCCTCGActtcctcgacaagctcgcCCGGGAGCCCCACACGGTTGTCATGTCTTGCGAGCTGGACCTCGGCATCCAGGATGTGATTGACCGGTGCTGGAAGGAGCTGAACCTGGTCAGGATTTACaccaagaggaaggggaacgACCCCGACTTTAGCGAGGCGTTGATTGTGAGGAGTAATAGCACCATCGAGGATGTGTGTGACAGGATTCATAGGACGCTGAAGGATACGTTCAAGTATGCGCTCGTTTGGGGCGCCAGCGCGAGGCATATACCGCAGAGGGTGGGGTTGAGTCATCCGGTTTgcgatgaggatgtggtATATATTGTcagtgggtggaaggcttAG